In a genomic window of Nitrospira sp. ND1:
- a CDS encoding MBOAT family protein, which yields MSWNWKYAGLLAFSTIVDYSVGLVLAREQRPRARTYILIISLTSNLGLLALFKYYNFFIELSGPAIAMFGWDLSLLRHELLLPVGISFYTFQTMSYTIDVYRGERVLERNFLKFAVFVAFFPQLIAGPIVRAKQFLPQLHHLPNVTTQRFHDGLFLVFKGLSKKILIADLLATLAVDNVFTHPLTFSSWDLLIGLYAYTFQIYYDFSGYSDIAIGLAKMLGYDLPQNFNRPYLSQNVREFWTRWHISLSTWLRDYLYISLGGSRAAPWRVKMNLMITMFLGGLWHGAALHFICWGVYHGLLLILARQGPKTEAVRTAAQKVLLQIGCFHLIAFGWLLFRVQDLDNFLDFIRGWSHLTGGTRLSGVFYIILSLGILFHVFPAQRLERFAQWWIMRPVPIQAATYGTLLLIYAGMTLEAPSFIYFQF from the coding sequence ATGAGTTGGAACTGGAAGTACGCAGGATTGCTGGCATTCTCCACGATCGTCGATTACTCGGTGGGACTCGTCCTGGCACGGGAACAACGGCCTCGAGCGAGGACGTACATCCTGATCATCAGCCTGACGTCCAATCTCGGCCTGTTGGCCCTCTTCAAGTATTACAATTTCTTCATCGAGCTATCAGGGCCTGCGATCGCGATGTTCGGGTGGGACCTTTCCCTCCTGCGACACGAACTCCTGCTGCCGGTCGGCATCTCCTTTTATACGTTTCAAACAATGAGTTACACGATCGACGTGTACCGCGGGGAGCGCGTTCTGGAACGAAATTTCCTCAAGTTTGCCGTCTTTGTTGCCTTTTTCCCTCAATTGATCGCAGGCCCGATTGTGCGGGCGAAGCAATTCCTCCCACAATTGCACCACCTCCCCAACGTAACGACTCAGCGATTTCACGATGGACTCTTTCTGGTCTTCAAGGGCCTTTCCAAAAAGATCCTGATCGCCGACCTCCTGGCAACCCTGGCGGTCGACAACGTGTTCACCCATCCCCTCACGTTTTCATCCTGGGACCTGTTGATCGGTCTCTATGCGTATACATTCCAGATTTACTATGACTTTTCCGGTTACAGCGATATTGCCATCGGACTGGCAAAGATGCTGGGCTACGATCTCCCGCAGAACTTCAACCGACCCTATCTTTCACAGAATGTGCGTGAGTTTTGGACTCGCTGGCACATCTCCCTTTCTACCTGGTTGCGGGACTATCTCTATATTTCACTCGGCGGCAGCCGGGCGGCGCCATGGCGAGTCAAAATGAACCTGATGATCACCATGTTCCTGGGCGGGTTGTGGCACGGGGCTGCGCTTCATTTTATTTGCTGGGGGGTGTACCACGGTTTGCTTCTCATTTTGGCCAGACAGGGACCGAAAACCGAAGCCGTGCGCACCGCCGCCCAAAAGGTACTGCTGCAGATTGGGTGTTTCCACCTGATTGCTTTCGGCTGGCTCCTGTTTCGCGTCCAAGACCTGGACAATTTCCTCGATTTTATCCGCGGGTGGAGTCACCTGACCGGTGGCACGAGGCTGAGTGGCGTGTTTTACATCATCCTGAGCCTAGGCATACTGTTTCATGTATTCCCGGCACAAAGACTGGAGCGATTCGCGCAGTGGTGGATCATGAGACCTGTCCCGATCCAAGCCGCCACATATGGGACTCTCCTGCTGATTTATGCGGGAATGACTCTGGAAGCGCCGTCTTTTATCTATTTTCAATTCTAA
- a CDS encoding acyltransferase has product MREPPPSRLVYLDSFRGLAIAMVVATHALGYSHLDQESEQLLGFLSRTIAVPVFFLVDGILFALGHQEQTTFDCAAYVRKSARRLLLPWVVFTVFYCALRIPFEYIDNSSAHVVYGQTWQEIALAAYLSSFSSQMYFLLSLFLIRAFSKVTYRVIHARSPHRTVTALVYIAIFHTAPIQPWFHPGLDPVYHALWGMQFYLVGLALQPFTPLWMAQGRWLSGTAIALGFLIASFFQGMALYSQFLLLLGCYLLFISNPTRFQFLSSLGRRSMGIYLVHIPLIMKIFSLLLARVLSPTSPMFFVVLSTATLYASAFLTSIILQHPYGRTILGEPLNSSSSVGSKR; this is encoded by the coding sequence ATGCGCGAACCGCCCCCCAGCAGATTGGTTTACCTGGACAGTTTTCGTGGCCTGGCCATCGCCATGGTAGTTGCAACCCATGCTCTCGGATACTCTCACCTTGATCAAGAAAGTGAGCAACTCCTGGGGTTTCTCTCTCGAACCATCGCGGTGCCGGTATTTTTTCTGGTCGATGGAATTCTGTTCGCGTTAGGGCATCAAGAGCAGACGACCTTCGACTGTGCGGCTTATGTCCGCAAGAGTGCGCGACGCTTACTTTTGCCCTGGGTGGTGTTCACCGTTTTCTATTGCGCCCTGCGCATTCCCTTTGAGTACATCGATAACAGCTCCGCGCATGTCGTGTATGGCCAGACCTGGCAAGAGATCGCCTTGGCTGCCTATCTCTCCTCGTTCTCATCTCAAATGTATTTTCTGCTCTCCCTTTTTCTTATCCGTGCCTTTTCGAAGGTCACCTATCGCGTGATACATGCACGCTCGCCGCATCGGACCGTCACCGCCCTGGTCTATATCGCCATTTTTCACACCGCACCGATTCAACCGTGGTTTCACCCGGGGCTTGACCCCGTCTACCATGCGCTCTGGGGAATGCAGTTCTATCTTGTCGGTCTGGCACTCCAGCCTTTCACCCCGCTCTGGATGGCCCAAGGGCGCTGGTTATCGGGAACCGCCATTGCACTAGGTTTCCTGATCGCATCTTTCTTTCAAGGCATGGCTCTTTACAGCCAATTTCTATTGTTGTTGGGCTGCTATCTATTATTTATTTCGAACCCCACCCGCTTCCAATTCCTCTCCAGCTTGGGACGAAGATCAATGGGAATTTACCTTGTACATATCCCTCTGATCATGAAAATATTCTCTTTGCTGCTCGCGCGAGTGCTATCCCCAACCTCTCCGATGTTCTTCGTCGTTCTTTCAACCGCAACCTTGTACGCTTCTGCCTTCCTGACAAGCATAATTCTTCAGCATCCCTATGGCCGGACAATACTGGGTGAACCGCTGAACTCCTCCTCTAGCGTCGGCTCCAAACGGTAG